TTCCTCAACCCTCTCTCGAGTTTCTCCAGGATACTGCTACTTCCATCGAAGCACCAGCAAAAGCAGTGTCCGCATCTGCCAAATGAACAAACAATACCAAGGATTGACTTTCCTTCTCTCTCACTTCAGacagagggagagagagagagtgtttACGTGGACGAACAGTGGTTTACGACCGGACCAGCTGCTGTCTGATGTTTTGAGCCACATCTTTTCTTCCTCTGCATTATAAAGGCTGGACTAGCATTATTTATCCAAATTTTCAAGAAATAAACTTGTTCACATGGATGGATTGTTGTTAGAAGAATCGATCATAGGTTCAACCGTCGGTATACATCGGCGACATAAAGCTAGACATTATTGAGCACTTGTAAACTGATAATGCACAGGACCACTATTCCTCTCTGCCGTCAAATACTCCAAATTTCCTCCGAAACCGAGGGCTAAATTTTGCTgtattaataaattttttgatgGCTTTTAAATGGTACGAGACTTTTGATGAAGAGAAGTATTCGCTCGATCTGTCAGCAGACGGAGATAATGCGGGGCGTAGAGTGTGCCACGTAGCGAAGAGAAGTTGGTGGGTCCCGGTCCGACGTGTTCAATTGTGACCTCTTATTATTGACTTATCCCATTTGTATAccatttactttatttttttacattaaaaaaatacaaagtaAGTTGATCTATAAGGAAAATAGGAATCGGATGAGGCACACCACCAACATTTTGAGGTGGTGACGATGACCCACAGCTATTACGCATCCTGCCTGCCCTCCAAGTCATTCTGCGTGCTTTAATTAATTAAGTCTATCTACACCCACCCTCATCAGTAATTATGATAAACACATGAAGCTGCAACGCATGCCTCCCTTTTGTCCAGAGCCACGAGATGTTTGCTGCTCATCCTTTTCAATTCGGTGGCCCATCCACCAATACTGTGTTTTCAGTCTAGAGATCGAGGGACAGACTCTCCTCTGTTTTGAAAGTGAAGTAGTCTTGGTTGCTATGCTTTCTTTCGGAGAGAAGAGGACGACTAGTGGCAGCAGCAGAGAACGGGCGTGAAGGATTGATTTCACTAGATATTCATATTTGTGGCCATTCATCTTTACGTCAAACTGAAGAAGACAGAGCATCTCCCGTTCTCGTCGACTGTAACCGCTCACTTTATCAGAATTAATGTAACATGCAATTAGTACGGCCCATTAGTTGCCTATAATGACGGCCCATTAAATGCCAGTACCAGTTTTACCAGCGATCGCATGCAGTTGCAGTGGAcaagggaagaaaaaaaaacagaagaagaagagggcACGAGGCAGCTATCGCCGCCGCTCGAACCGTCCCCCTCGATCCCGAGATCCTCGCGATAGTAGAGAGAGTGATCCGAAAGGCGATCGGTTGCTGACTCCACGGACTTTCCCGGTCACGGGGGAGACCGCGCTCTTCTGTCTCGTTAGCTGTCCTTTTCCGGCCACTCGAAAGGTCCTCGTCTCGCCACGATCGGAGGGGGTATCTGTCCCTGGAAGCGTTGGAGGAGGAGTATTTGATCGGTCGAACGGGGGAGAAGGTGGATGTGAGCGCACTGCGCCATGGATCGGGTGGCGATGACGGTCGGTCCGGCCATGGATCTTCCGATAGTGCACGATAGCGACAGGTACGAGCTGGTGAAGGACATCGGATCGGGAAACTTTGGGATTGCCAAACTGATGAGGGATAAGCAGACCAAAGAGCTCGTCGCCGTCAAGTACATCGAGAGGGGAGAGAAAGTACGTTGCTCGCCTGATTTCTAGGGTCCGTTTATCTTGTCGTGACTCATCGTATCTATTTTTATTCGATTCGTTGACTGCAGCGAATTGGGTCTCCATGTGCGTAAAGAGTCATCCCTTTTGTTCAAAAGTCTAATTTTAGCCATGAATGTTGTTGGTTTCTCGTCTTCGGTGTTCAATGAACCTAGTGATTTTTTGGATTCCACTTCAATGGTCATTCAGATGTCCTCAATGTTTGCCTCCTTTTGCATCAATAAATGGCGGTTGCTTAATTTTAACGCTAAGGTTGTATTTGGTAGAATATAGCTAGTAAGTTTTCCTTGTGTCTAAAAGAGCGCATCCCTTTTGGTTAAAATTATGCTTTTGGCCATTAAATGTTGCTGATTTCTGGTCTTTGGTGTTCAATGAAGCTACTGAGTGTTTAGATTCTGCTTATATATTTGTTCTGTTCTTATCAATGCTTACCTCCTTCAACTCCAAAAAATTGAGGTTTATTAAGTTTAATGCAAAGGTTGTCTTTGGTAGAATCTAACTAGTACTGATGCTACTTGTTTTATCCATGAATCTTTCTGATTCTTGACAAAGTGTATAAATGGTGTCTTTATTTAGAAAGAATTATGCAGTAGTATACTCAAGGTGACTGTTCTCTTTTGTCATGTGATCAGGTTACTTCTTTGTTTCTGTTTTTTGAGTATAGTTTGGTTCCTAAACAAAGCTTAAATGGGGATTCTTCTATAACTTTGGAATACCCAGGTTCTGCTTTGAGTTTCTTCTAATCTCTTATATTTTGAATCATGCATGTTGGTGTTAGCACCCCCCTTCATCTGTTTTTCTGAAATCATATTAGGTTGCTTCACTCAGATCATCATGGTCAGTTTTACCTCAAAACGTGTCATGGTTCCATTTTTTTAACCACTTTTCATGTGTTATAATTTGTATTTCAGCCATGGTCTTTGATGAGCATTTCATCTTCCAGGTGTTTTTAAGTTGGAAAATACATATATCCTTGGAGATAgtcatttttaaaacttatcgGTTCCTACTTAGTATTCCTTTTTTCAAAGAACCAAATGATACTTTGTTCTTAATGCTTTATGACGTTTGCTTGCAGTAAGAGTGTTTATTGCGCTTTAATATGTATCTCTCTGTCAATGGAGGTATAAGATCCATGTGTCTGTAAATTTGATGACGACGAACTACAGCATGAATAATAATTTCAATGgttaaatttttcattttttttgccCCTACGGATGTAGTGCAGTTGGTACTCGTGGCAAACTTATTGGATTAGGCATGGGTCAATTCCTGGGGATTTCATCACCCTGGAGTGTGCCCTCCCACCTAGGATTTACCATCTTGCCGTGGGGCCGGCAATACTGGGCGCATGGGGTAAGCGAAATCACATTTTTATGGATTCAATGATTAGATTAATTGAGACTTGTTGTACTTGTGTTGCCATGCATCTGTATTTTTTGAAATGACCAAGATCTGACAATGGAGGTATAAGATCCATGTATCTCTAGATTTGATGATGATGAACGACAGTGATGATGAATGCTAACCTCTATGGTTAGAATAATTGAGGCTTGATGGCATGGGTCTGCATTTTTTTAAATGGCTAAGCAATCATTGTTGTACCAAACAAGTGTTGTTCCCAAACACCTGGACTAGTTATGAAAATCCATTAAGctgtaaaatatattatatactaAAAAATTATGTTGTTTTACTTGGTGCATTGTATTTAGATATTAAATATAGAATTACTGATTGTGTCACCTCGTTGAATATGTGAGCAAATAAATAATTTGAGTatgattatttgtcaaataacaaaGGATTTGCTTCTTTTTCATATCTTTTTGCTCTCCATCTCATTGGAAAAATATTATGGTATTATTACTCTTATAGTTATCAGGCATATTTATCATGCATATGTAGTATATCTAAATCACCTTCTTGGTTTATGCAGATAGATGAAAATGTAAAAAGAGAGATAATAAACCATAGATCACTAAGGCATCCAAATATTATAAGGTTCAAGGAGGTAAGATTTTAGCCAAATTAATCTTTTACTTGTCAGGAAAGATATGGTTTTACCTTCATCTAATCATGTAGTTGCAAGTCTATTAGGTTATTTTAACTCCAACCCATCTCGCCATTGTGATGGAGTATGCCTCTGGTGGAGAACTTTTTGAACGTATTTGCAATGCTGGACGTTTTAGCGAGGATGAGGTTCTAGTTCACCTCAAATTTGCTTCAAAATCATGACTTATTTAGTTACTAACTGGTCCCAATCTTATGTTATTTTTCCTGAAGGCAAGGTTCTTCTTCCAGCAACTTATATCAGGAGTTAGCTACTGCCACTCGATGGTGTGTTTATATGCTctattagtttatttttcttttctttaggcCTATCTTAAGGTGGTTTTCTTTCTTCTCAAGCAAGTATGTCACCGAGATTTGAAGCTGGAGAATACCTTATTAGATGGAAGTACTGCACCTCGTTTGAAGATATGTGATTTTGGGTATTCCAAGGTGGGGCATGGATACCAATTTCAGTTCTCATAAATTTGTAGTACTCGATCGAACTAACATATTTTCAGTCGTCGGTCCTGCATTCACAACCAAAATCAACTGTTGGAACTCCCGCATACATTGCTCCTGAAGTGTTACTCAAGAAGGAATATGATGGCAAGGTGACATTTTTTCTTCAATAGCGGTCCTTTACTGAATTCAAACTTCATATGATATATTTGTATATATCTCATTTTACCATGTTTTgttcatatatatatacactttGATGATTAATATTCTTAATATTTGAATGGCTTGTGTAGATTGCAGATGTGTGGTCTTGTGGTGTTACTTTATATGTGATGTTAGTAGGCGCGTATCCTTTTGAAGATCCTGAAGAGCCTAAGAATTTCCGAAAGACAATACAAGTAAACTTCATTGATATATtatcattttccttttacctcATCTAACCTTTCTAATTTACGTTGCAGCGTATATTGAGCGTGCAATATTCAATTCCAGACTACATTCACATTTCTCCAGACTGTCATCACCTAATCTCAAGGATTTTTGTTGCTAACCCTGCTGCTGTAAGTACCTTGCTAATTACATCTTTTGCACAAAgacaaattttttttatagattgATGGATTAGATCATACACTTCATCTGTCATTTTCAAACAACAGAACACAAAATATTACAAATGGATGAATTTTCCCAATATCAGTTGATCTTTGCTATTTCCTAATTGTTTGATTTCATAGAGGATAACAATTCCTGAAATACGCAACCACAAGTGGTTCCTGAAGAACCTCCCTGCTGATCTGGTGGATGATAACATGACGAGCAACCAATACGAGGAGCCTGACCAACCCATGCAAAGCATTGATGAGATAATGCAAATCTTAGCTGAGGCGACCATCCCTGCGGCCGGCACTCGCAGGCTCAATCAGTACTTGACAGATAGTCTCGATATTGATGATGATGACATGGAAGATTTGGACTCTGATCTCGATCTAGACATTGAAAGTAGCGGGGAGATGGTGTATGCCATATGAGAGCATTTGAATCAACATACTGTGATGAAGCCCATCTTTTGCTCCTTTCGTTTATATTGGTGTCGAATGCTTGTTATGTTGCTCTAATCGTAGGGGTGTGTATTAAAGTATGTCTACTTTATTCGATACAATGTGTGCTTAATGCTTTGCACCTCGTCATGAGCAGTAAAACAAGGTCACACTTTGTATGTGGATACTATATGCTGTTGAATTATTTTCTACACTAATATTATTATGCTTTATGCTGTTGTGAATTGTTTTCTACACTAATATTTAAGAAAAATCAGCTAAAGTTATTCTTCTATCCGCATTTCTGCAACCTCTCAACTTTCAATAATTCTTTCCTTTCTAATTTTTTACTCTCTTCATTAAACTTTCATCGTGCTGATCGTGTACAGGTTCTCAATGCATTGGAGAAGAACATGGATGGTGAAAGAACTCCAGTCGGAGCGGCGATGGGGGACGAGAATGGATCGCCATCAAACTTTTACAAACTCCGGTTGCACCGCTGATTGGCGATCGTAAAGGGAGTCGCCATCATTCTGTTCCAGCCAATGTTATCATTCTCTACACCAGCCAATATAGTGACCAATGGTATTGTTGATGTTTAAAGTAATTAGATAGTTTATGATATAATGTAGTCAATGAACAAGTTTTATTTGTCCTACATATCaactttatgtttttttttggtgGTCAACATCCATTATATATCATGAATAAATGGTACAAGTCGTTTGTTTCAGAATGATGCCGTCGGGATAAACCTGTCCCGGATAAAGGTCCAATCCAATAAAGTCCCGGTTGTTCTGGGCTAAACGGCCACGTCATAGTTGAGCAAGCTATTATGAGAGTCCAAATCTCACCCTCTCTACGCAGAGTCAATATCAGTCAGTGATCTTCTAAGAAAATGACACGAGACTGATAACCAGGCAAGACCGCCAGTACAGAGCAACGACTGTCACCACATATGAGAAGATTCGCTCTTGTGATCGAATCAATGGGCAGCGCCTCAAGCGTGTGGTCGTCCCTGCAGCCCCGCCCAAATTGGTATGGCAGCCTACATAACTCTTCTTTAGCTAAGGCTAGTATGCCTTAGATAAGTAAAGATACGATTTTCTTCAGGCTCTCCTTTTGTCCCTTTACTTAGTTGATCAAGGGTAACATTGATCCTCGACTGGCGTTCTTTGATCTCTAGATCTCATCTCTTGGAGGATACTTTGCGGCCACTAGctaaagaagaggaaagaaagaaaataccCAAGCGGATATATATACTTGTTTCCCTGTGGAACAGGTGGTGTGGTCCGCCCTCGTGGCAGGGTtcgtatcatatatatatattttttttttttttttttttttgtttttgctaaACTCAAAATCTTTCGTCACGTTAAACGCCCGAGTCCTTGCTAGCCCTAAGCCCTAACTCTTGATTGTCTCTCGCCAAGGCTAGTGATTCTCCTTGCCAAAGCTGCCCTCGCTCGCGATTCTCCTCGCTCTGCCCTCCATCGCTACGACAAGCTCTCACAGGTTGTGTCCCTCAACGAGGCATAGCTAGGGTTCCACCCTCTCGCAAAATCTTCATCCCTCTCTTGTcgctagggctgtaaatgaaccaagcgttcgtgaacaagtttagtattcggcttggtaagagtttgtttatgttcattcaataaatataagattaattaaacaaacaaacttgaacaacttattaagctaaacaaataagtttgaacacatatgtgttcagctcgttaacgtttgtgaataatattcgtgaacaacgttcatgaacaatgttcacgaaccatattcattaataaaactcttttcaatatgctaaataaacaataaaataaaataaataaatttaaattatcaagctcaataaccaatcaaacaattaaaagtttcaaataatcaaacaagcttgaattgaaagtttgataatatctaaatgaaccaagctcaagccaagcttgaaccaagctcaagccaagcttgaaccaagctcaagccaagcttgaaccaaactcaagccaaacttcaactaagctcaagccaagcttgaattgagagcttgatagcatctaaatgaactaagctcaagccaagcttgaattgagagcttgatagcatctaaatgaactaagctcaagccaagcttcaaacaagctcaagctcataaaaaaaataaatcaagccaagcttgaacactcatttcaaaagtttggttcattttaagctcggctcggctcaacttggttaccttatcaaacaagcttgaacaccccaaagcttggctcggctcggctcagcttGTTTACAGATTTACTTGCCGTAGAATCTTGCAGCCATCCTCGTGGCAAGCCCTCCCTTGTCATGCTTCTCTCGTCGCACCTGAAGCTACCTTCAACGAAGCTCCCCGCGTATCATAGGTCCTCCCCGCAACCTCCTTTCagcctgtaacgacccgccttctaactactaggctgtaaggcgaatcgctaaagttgtactgtactgactgtgcggaaaactgatctaatttaaacttttctactaattgataactgttcttggttctacatgtgctaaaggatgtaatctgaggaacacaagcgtatcctacatcccccatggactagaagttgatctactgagtttcttggtcgaaactgagcttcccaatcgatccaaactgaactggatcgattgctctccgttggatcgatccacggatcgatccaggctgctagtggcacggatgaacaccctggatcggtctcccgaccgatccaggagtacactgatcagtctgtagaccgatccagtggctcactgatcggtcggcagaccgatccagtggctccctgatcggtcggcagaccgatcagtgagtttctGAACCCACTGTTCGCCGCTgcatcggtcggccgaccgatccataaacgacgccaactttctgttcgcgcctggatcggtcagctgaccgatcagtgacacgaaccagctctgatcggtctgcggaccgatcaggagtttctgatttcgaatcagaaactctgatttcagcactgcttcgtgccaaaacctcatacaacaactacctaatgcataacaaactattctaataacatgtagtaacaattctaaactggttcatggcattttactcactaaaacacattttaacaacttaaagtgcatgaaagtataaatttctaaaagttctaattgtttaaacttgctaaggttcaagagtgcataaaacatgaaaactagaactaataaattgtaaagtgctaaagtaaatgctagatccccagagggtcttttattccagttcctgccactcacaccatctttgcattgccctccaacttcctctgctagtccattttccttttacctgtatctgcagtataaggaaaatagtatctataagctaaaaagcttagtaagaaaccatctacctcactaaatcatgcacacgatgcaaatatgcttttaaatcatgctgtttgaaaaacatactgaatatgcaagcatggcatgacatggtatcatacaaagcatggcataacataagctgaacataaaataaaactaatcatgacatgtctagaactgtatatgaagctatcatatttaacaactgaaataagctgagctgatacaaaagtgagctaagctgaagctgagctaatactgaattccattatgttttaaaactgatttgaaaaaaaaaactattatatttaatagataaaaatactaaacatgctgctgtagggtcctgacaactgtacttgctgtgcgcgcatccctaactaaacccggggttgcaagtcccgaatttagtagagctactaggttatctaaacctagagaccgactatgggagcccagcccaatggatatctaatccaggacagtgccaactgaaaagtaaaatactgagtatagctaaactgttctaaattgctctttctaggttatctgaacatagagctaggttgtctgaacctagaggcgactgtgggagcccacccattggaccgtagtcctacataagtcgaaataaatctaatttgctgttttaaatgcttctagtgcatttaataagttaatttaaactgtctattactgagttagacctttaatcgagcacctaggatgctctaactcttttccctattagggagaccacccctaggcacccgacaacgtctaaccttctatctgaagagggaaaacgtgcctGGCccttctagaggtgctcaactaaatccctaatctgcgaagagagttaaatacaccctagatattgataaaaatctgcatatatcctaactaagcataaaaactcaaacggaagctattatactgcaggtgaggggtttcttacctcctattcgtaatttcttacgattctattcgctagaactccggtggagatgatcttctcgacgatccgctcacgtcttcgcatTCCTCTCGCGgggaagaacctttttcgtgttggagtcgtcgccggaagatgttcccttgagccttggcttggtgcaccgagagaaggaggaggaagaggtgtggtCGGCGGAACTAGGTTGGGGAGGAGGAAAGGTCACGGTGaaaccaaaaataaaccaaaacctacttatgtttttaatttatattaagtggtaactaggcccaactcaaatataaatataaatgttctccttctctttcagcacggccctgctgggttcaaccggttactaacattatccctaaaccataggtctcgggttcgattcccgcctaagctattttgcggttctatttatttttgctgctttcgctactcggaaaattccggaaaaatatctaaaaattccagaaaaatcgtaggatatttataatgcagtttcgagaatttttgggcgttacaatcccccataccttataaaaagtttgttctcgaacttagaacaattctgggtacttctgtctcatgctgacttTTGTCtaccaagttgcctcttctgctgtgtgactgtgccaaataactttgactaatggtacttccttgttccgcaatttcttaactgctcggtctattatctgaataggccgactatcatagctgaggtcttcgcggatctgtaccgactggggctcaatcacctgggtggcatctggggtatgcttcttcagcatagagacatgaaatacattgtggacagctgacatttcctggggtagctctagctcatatgctaccttgcccactcttctgctgataaggtataatcccacatatcggggacttagcttgctcttcttcccaaaacgcattactcccttcatgggagctactctgaagaacactgaatccccaactgaaaactctaagggtctgcgccgtgtatcagcatagcttttctggcggctctgagctgtctctatcctctggcggatctgctgtggtatctgctactagatctgtctgaagctctagttccttctgttcaccactctcataccaacagattggagatctacacctccgcccatagagagtctcgtaaggtgccatgtcgatagtggcctgatagctattgttgtatgcaaattctgctaagctcagatatttgcaccaacttcccttgaaatctagggcacaccctcggagcatatcttcgagtacctgatttactcgctctgtctgaccatctgtctgtggatggaatgctgtgctgaactttaacttcgtgcccaatgctgactgtacactctcccagaagtgtgatgtaaatctgctgtctctgtctgaaataatggtacgtgggactccatgaagtctgacgatctcctggagatacaactgagctagcttctccatagagtaggatatcttgatagctaaaaagtgggctgatttagtcaacctgtcgactattacccagatggcgtcaaaaccattcgtggttctgggaagtcccactatgaaatctatagagatatcctcccacttccattctggaatttgtataggctgcagaactcctcctggtcactgatgttctgccttgaccctctgacaggtgaggcagatgctaacatatctggcgatatctcgcttcatcccgggccaccaaaaatgtttcttcaggtcttgatacattttggtggaacctggatgcatcgcataaggagtcctgtgagcctcatctaaaatctgtctccgtagctcctcctgatctggaacacagagtctgtcaccaaaatacaacacccctctaTCAGACACtatgaattctctactttctgtctctgctaacccttgcttgattttctgaatttcagggtcctgctcctgcgctgactgaatatcaccaagcaaggtagactctaaggtcataatagagagctgtccaacgatgagttcaagaccgaaatctacgatctccttctgtagggttggtgacatggctgctagagataataaggcagcactggattttctgctaagtg
This region of Zingiber officinale cultivar Zhangliang chromosome 9A, Zo_v1.1, whole genome shotgun sequence genomic DNA includes:
- the LOC122021512 gene encoding serine/threonine-protein kinase SAPK10-like, with translation MDRVAMTVGPAMDLPIVHDSDRYELVKDIGSGNFGIAKLMRDKQTKELVAVKYIERGEKIDENVKREIINHRSLRHPNIIRFKEVILTPTHLAIVMEYASGGELFERICNAGRFSEDEARFFFQQLISGVSYCHSMQVCHRDLKLENTLLDGSTAPRLKICDFGYSKSSVLHSQPKSTVGTPAYIAPEVLLKKEYDGKIADVWSCGVTLYVMLVGAYPFEDPEEPKNFRKTIQRILSVQYSIPDYIHISPDCHHLISRIFVANPAARITIPEIRNHKWFLKNLPADLVDDNMTSNQYEEPDQPMQSIDEIMQILAEATIPAAGTRRLNQYLTDSLDIDDDDMEDLDSDLDLDIESSGEMVYAI